One stretch of Sulfuricystis multivorans DNA includes these proteins:
- the napH gene encoding quinol dehydrogenase ferredoxin subunit NapH: MSAPSPRPGAEAIATKGWLAAHKWLILRRASQLGILLLFLVGPWYGLWIVKGNLNFSYTLNTLPLADPYLLLQALMSGQTPEKLGLIGVTIVVLFYILVGGRSYCSWVCPVNLVTDFAAWLRNRLGLKGGSAHISRQTRYWILGMTLLVSAVTGTIAWEMVNPVSMLHRGLIFGMGLAWAVILAVFLFDLFVMRHGWCGHLCPVGAFYSLIGKASILRVRLPRRAACNDCMDCFAVCPEQQVIRPALKGIDGTPPVILAANCTNCGRCIDVCSKDVFQFGTRLGSTESAAAGTVSPLPK; this comes from the coding sequence ATGAGCGCACCCTCCCCGCGTCCGGGTGCGGAAGCCATTGCCACCAAGGGCTGGCTTGCCGCGCACAAGTGGCTGATCCTGCGCCGCGCCTCACAGCTGGGCATACTCTTGCTCTTCCTCGTCGGCCCCTGGTACGGGCTGTGGATCGTCAAGGGCAATCTGAATTTCAGCTACACGCTGAATACCCTGCCACTGGCCGATCCCTATTTGCTGCTCCAGGCGCTGATGAGCGGCCAGACACCCGAGAAGCTCGGTTTGATCGGCGTGACGATCGTCGTGCTGTTTTATATCTTGGTCGGCGGGCGCAGCTATTGCAGCTGGGTCTGCCCGGTCAATCTGGTGACGGATTTCGCCGCCTGGCTGAGGAACCGGCTGGGGCTCAAGGGCGGCAGCGCGCACATCTCGCGCCAGACCCGTTACTGGATTCTCGGCATGACGCTTCTCGTCTCGGCCGTCACCGGCACGATCGCCTGGGAAATGGTCAATCCCGTTTCGATGCTGCATCGCGGCTTGATCTTTGGCATGGGGCTCGCCTGGGCGGTGATCTTGGCGGTCTTCCTGTTCGACCTGTTCGTGATGCGCCACGGCTGGTGCGGGCATCTTTGTCCGGTCGGCGCCTTCTACAGTCTGATCGGCAAGGCATCGATCCTGCGCGTGAGGCTGCCGCGCCGTGCCGCCTGCAACGACTGCATGGACTGCTTCGCGGTCTGCCCCGAGCAGCAGGTGATCCGGCCGGCGTTGAAGGGCATCGACGGCACGCCGCCGGTGATCTTGGCAGCCAACTGCACCAACTGCGGACGCTGCATCGACGTCTGCTCGAAAGATGTTTTCCAATTCGGCACCCGCTTGGGCAGCACGGAATCCGCGGCCGCCGGCACGGTGTCGCCGCTACCGAAATGA
- a CDS encoding c-type cytochrome — protein MKQISRMIATASIAALACTGFSTAALALDVDAAKDLVEQNNCKQCHALRKDKDGPSFMKTAEKYKGKPNAVDEIVKHLTSGKKVKLADGSEENHKIVKTMPPNDMAQIKNLAEYVLSIQPK, from the coding sequence ATGAAACAGATCAGCCGCATGATTGCGACGGCCAGCATCGCCGCGCTTGCCTGTACCGGTTTTTCGACTGCCGCCCTGGCCCTGGATGTCGATGCCGCGAAGGACCTCGTCGAGCAGAACAATTGCAAGCAGTGCCATGCGCTGCGCAAGGACAAGGACGGCCCATCCTTCATGAAAACGGCCGAGAAATACAAAGGCAAACCCAATGCCGTCGATGAGATCGTCAAACACCTCACGTCGGGCAAGAAGGTCAAGCTCGCCGATGGCAGCGAGGAAAATCACAAGATCGTCAAGACCATGCCGCCGAACGACATGGCGCAGATCAAGAATCTCGCCGAGTACGTCCTGTCGATCCAACCCAAATGA
- a CDS encoding nitrate reductase cytochrome c-type subunit — MKNAILGKTVGLTLATLIASLIGCASTSGPTPMRGADVSAPDRAPEVKFYADKIPGVGQAHLIDRTFVGQPPLVPHTVEKYLPITVEENACLECHITDELRGQKVPKIGQSHFSKTRKKKDGSPAIEMSRFQCDTCHVPQVDAKPLVENKFVGVTK; from the coding sequence ATGAAAAACGCCATCCTAGGTAAGACTGTCGGCCTCACCCTCGCGACGCTCATCGCCTCGCTCATCGGCTGCGCATCCACCAGCGGCCCGACCCCAATGCGTGGTGCCGATGTCTCGGCACCCGACCGGGCGCCGGAAGTCAAGTTCTACGCCGACAAGATTCCGGGCGTCGGCCAGGCCCATCTGATCGATCGCACCTTCGTCGGCCAGCCGCCGCTGGTGCCGCATACCGTCGAGAAATACCTGCCGATCACGGTCGAGGAAAACGCCTGCCTCGAATGCCACATCACCGACGAGCTGCGTGGCCAGAAAGTGCCCAAGATCGGCCAGAGCCACTTCTCCAAGACTCGCAAGAAGAAGGACGGCAGCCCGGCCATCGAGATGAGCCGCTTCCAGTGCGACACCTGTCATGTGCCGCAGGTCGATGCCAAGCCGCTGGTCGAAAACAAGTTCGTCGGTGTGACCAAATAA
- a CDS encoding NapC/NirT family cytochrome c codes for MADINTAGLWARLRRPSAKHSVLALATVGFVGGIVFWGVFNTGMEATNTLQFCVSCHEMRDTVYQEYQYTIHYSNRTGVRAICSDCHVPKDWTHKLIRKIKASGEVWGKLTGSIDTKEKFEAKRLELAQHEWERMKARDSIECRNCHSFDAMSPELQKKTPYKKHMEAKAAGKSCIDCHQGIAHKLPKGYRKPGTDDEEE; via the coding sequence ATGGCTGATATAAACACGGCCGGGCTCTGGGCCAGGCTACGGCGGCCGAGCGCGAAGCATTCGGTGCTCGCGCTCGCCACGGTGGGTTTCGTCGGCGGCATCGTTTTCTGGGGCGTCTTCAACACCGGCATGGAGGCGACCAACACGCTGCAGTTTTGTGTCAGCTGCCATGAGATGCGCGACACCGTGTATCAGGAATACCAATACACGATCCACTACAGCAACCGTACCGGCGTGCGCGCGATCTGCTCGGACTGCCACGTGCCGAAGGACTGGACGCACAAGCTGATCCGCAAGATCAAGGCGAGCGGCGAGGTGTGGGGCAAGCTCACCGGCTCGATCGACACCAAGGAGAAGTTCGAGGCGAAGCGGCTGGAACTGGCGCAGCACGAGTGGGAACGCATGAAGGCGCGCGATTCGATCGAATGCCGCAATTGCCACAGCTTCGATGCGATGAGCCCCGAGCTGCAGAAGAAGACGCCCTACAAGAAGCACATGGAGGCCAAGGCCGCTGGCAAGAGCTGCATCGATTGCCATCAGGGCATCGCTCACAAGCTGCCGAAGGGCTACAGGAAGCCGGGCACCGACGACGAAGAAGAATGA
- a CDS encoding hypoxanthine-guanine phosphoribosyltransferase, which translates to MFEEVQRIRSEADCIASAAEVEAAIERMAGEITRRLSNANPLIFVVMNGGLIVAGRLLPLLDFPLELDYLHATRYGHALSGSRLDWRVRPAQNLAGRTVLVIDDVLDEGYTLEAICQSVREAGAAAVLTAVLVHKVHERKARPGMRADFSGLEAPDRFLFGGGMDYKGYWRNAPGIYAVKGK; encoded by the coding sequence TTGTTCGAAGAAGTGCAGCGGATCAGGAGCGAAGCCGATTGCATCGCTTCCGCCGCCGAGGTCGAGGCCGCCATCGAGCGTATGGCCGGTGAAATCACCCGGCGGCTCTCCAACGCGAATCCGCTGATCTTTGTGGTGATGAACGGGGGCCTGATCGTCGCGGGACGCTTGCTCCCGCTGCTCGACTTCCCCCTCGAGCTCGACTACCTTCATGCGACGCGCTACGGCCACGCGCTTTCCGGCAGCCGCCTCGATTGGCGCGTGCGTCCTGCGCAGAATCTGGCCGGCCGAACGGTTTTGGTCATCGATGACGTGCTCGACGAGGGCTATACCCTCGAGGCGATCTGCCAGAGCGTGCGCGAGGCCGGCGCCGCCGCGGTGCTGACCGCCGTGCTGGTGCACAAGGTGCACGAGCGCAAGGCGCGGCCCGGCATGCGTGCCGACTTCAGCGGGCTCGAAGCGCCGGATCGTTTCCTGTTCGGTGGCGGGATGGACTACAAAGGGTATTGGCGCAACGCGCCGGGGATTTACGCCGTCAAAGGGAAATGA
- the napG gene encoding ferredoxin-type protein NapG translates to MSQDLQPKGSRRRQFIADTARMVCGVGLLGLGLGLYARHATALPPAAIRPPGALPEQEFSAACIRCGMCVRDCPYDILILAKPEEPMSTGTPYFVARQAPCEMCEDIPCVKACPTGALDHRLTDITKARMGLAVLIDHETCLNFLGLRCDICYRVCPVIDKAITLEPMANTRTGKHAMFIPTVHSEACTGCGKCEKACPTEIAAIKVLPIYVAKGQLSAHYRLGWVEKEKAGGSLVAPDVEHQYNLPEGMRYDYGGKGLLQAPGAAGSPPAAEQGAAASAPTFKAMQGDKL, encoded by the coding sequence ATGAGTCAAGATTTGCAACCGAAAGGCTCACGCCGCCGCCAGTTCATCGCCGATACCGCCCGCATGGTTTGCGGCGTCGGCCTGCTGGGGCTCGGCTTGGGTCTGTATGCGCGGCATGCAACCGCGCTGCCCCCTGCCGCGATTCGTCCGCCAGGCGCGCTGCCGGAACAGGAATTCTCTGCCGCCTGCATCCGCTGCGGCATGTGCGTGCGCGACTGCCCCTACGACATCCTCATCCTGGCCAAGCCGGAAGAGCCGATGTCGACCGGCACGCCCTATTTCGTCGCGCGTCAGGCGCCCTGCGAGATGTGCGAGGACATTCCCTGCGTGAAAGCCTGTCCGACCGGCGCGCTCGATCACCGCTTGACCGACATCACCAAGGCGCGCATGGGGCTGGCGGTGCTGATCGATCACGAGACATGCCTGAATTTCCTCGGGCTGCGCTGCGACATCTGCTATCGCGTCTGCCCGGTGATCGACAAGGCGATCACACTCGAACCGATGGCGAATACGCGCACCGGCAAGCATGCGATGTTCATCCCGACCGTGCATTCCGAAGCCTGTACCGGCTGCGGCAAATGCGAAAAAGCCTGTCCGACGGAGATCGCCGCGATCAAGGTGCTGCCGATCTACGTCGCCAAAGGGCAGCTCTCCGCGCATTACCGGCTCGGCTGGGTCGAGAAGGAAAAAGCCGGCGGCAGCCTCGTCGCGCCGGATGTCGAGCATCAATACAACCTGCCAGAGGGCATGCGCTATGACTACGGCGGCAAGGGTCTGCTCCAAGCACCCGGCGCAGCCGGAAGTCCTCCGGCAGCGGAGCAAGGTGCCGCTGCATCAGCGCCGACTTTCAAGGCAATGCAGGGAGACAAGCTATGA
- a CDS encoding 4Fe-4S dicluster domain-containing protein — MITRREFLRGRFGASKGNSQTGSAEAGGETMLAAIGPTCIAYLQNVVCRSCGDACDAQAIRFSPRLGGAALPLVIAERCTGCGDCLPVCPAGAITLAPAKTS, encoded by the coding sequence ATGATCACGCGGCGCGAGTTCCTGCGCGGCCGCTTTGGCGCCAGCAAGGGTAACAGCCAGACCGGCTCGGCTGAGGCCGGTGGCGAGACGATGCTCGCCGCCATCGGCCCGACCTGTATCGCCTACCTCCAGAACGTCGTCTGCCGCAGCTGCGGCGATGCCTGCGATGCGCAGGCCATCCGCTTCTCGCCACGGCTGGGTGGCGCGGCGCTGCCGCTCGTCATTGCCGAGCGCTGCACTGGCTGCGGCGACTGTCTGCCGGTGTGCCCGGCTGGCGCGATCACACTCGCGCCAGCCAAGACAAGCTGA
- a CDS encoding cytochrome c-type biogenesis protein encodes MKWLIAVMAALVLLAQAALAKEAAPLAEDPAVEQRMVKITEELRCLVCQNESLAGSQADLAKDLRQEVRELIKSGKSDDEVREFLVSRYGDFVLYRPRVKPVTYLLWSGPFLLLIAGILALMRYLRRRNRQLTEAPLTEEERRRAEALLK; translated from the coding sequence ATGAAGTGGCTCATTGCAGTCATGGCGGCGCTCGTGCTGCTCGCCCAAGCTGCGCTGGCGAAGGAAGCCGCGCCGTTGGCCGAGGACCCGGCCGTCGAGCAGCGCATGGTGAAGATCACCGAGGAGCTGCGCTGCCTCGTTTGCCAGAACGAATCGCTCGCTGGCTCTCAAGCCGATCTCGCCAAGGATCTCAGGCAGGAAGTGCGCGAATTGATCAAGTCCGGCAAGTCGGACGACGAGGTGAGGGAATTCCTCGTCAGCCGTTATGGGGATTTCGTGCTCTACCGCCCGCGGGTCAAGCCGGTGACCTATCTGCTCTGGAGTGGGCCGTTTCTGCTGTTGATTGCCGGCATTCTTGCCCTGATGCGCTATCTGCGCCGCCGCAATCGACAGCTCACAGAAGCGCCGCTGACCGAAGAGGAGCGTCGCCGCGCCGAGGCGCTCTTGAAGTAA
- the ccmI gene encoding c-type cytochrome biogenesis protein CcmI, which yields MTFFLIGAALLTLITLALLLWPLRRGSASGEVSRREINAAIYRDELAELDRDLALGELSQADYDVAKTELQRRLLEDSQAEAGVAGRGIPASRATAVALAIILPLGAALLYFLLGNPGAIEASANAGAHQQRFTQAEIERLVSDFAAKLENEPENYKGWAMLGRSYKALGRFPEAARAYERSGPLLESSADLLVDYADTLAATQGFDAKTMSVLERALKIDPQQPQGLWLRGTAAFEAKQYEKAVTDWQALLAQLEPGSEDAKAVEANIAEARQLGGLAPAPRKSPKLGADKTAPAAAPTIKGRVEIASQLTGKVPANGVLMVVARPTDGSRMPVAVLRAPLGKSPLEFTLDDSLAMSPDRKPSQFAELLIEARVSASGQALPQPGDLFGPVVKVKQGDKDVRLIIDQVR from the coding sequence ATGACCTTTTTCCTCATCGGTGCGGCGCTGCTCACCCTGATCACACTGGCCTTGCTGTTGTGGCCGTTGCGGCGTGGCAGCGCGTCCGGCGAGGTATCGCGACGCGAGATCAATGCCGCGATCTACCGCGACGAGTTGGCCGAGCTCGACCGCGATCTTGCCTTGGGCGAACTCTCACAAGCCGATTACGACGTCGCCAAGACCGAATTGCAGCGCCGTCTGCTGGAAGACAGCCAGGCCGAGGCAGGGGTTGCAGGCAGGGGTATACCCGCCAGCCGCGCAACCGCGGTCGCGCTCGCCATCATTCTGCCGTTGGGCGCGGCATTACTCTATTTCCTGCTCGGCAATCCGGGTGCGATCGAGGCCTCGGCGAATGCCGGCGCGCACCAGCAACGCTTCACCCAGGCCGAAATCGAGCGCCTGGTCAGCGATTTCGCCGCCAAGTTGGAAAACGAGCCGGAGAACTACAAAGGCTGGGCGATGCTCGGTCGCTCTTACAAGGCGTTGGGGCGCTTCCCCGAGGCGGCGCGCGCCTATGAGCGCAGCGGCCCGCTGCTCGAATCGAGCGCCGACCTGCTGGTCGACTATGCCGATACCTTGGCAGCGACACAGGGCTTCGACGCCAAGACGATGTCCGTGCTGGAGCGCGCCCTCAAAATCGACCCGCAACAGCCGCAAGGGCTGTGGCTGCGCGGCACCGCTGCTTTCGAAGCCAAGCAGTATGAGAAGGCTGTCACCGATTGGCAGGCGCTGCTCGCGCAGCTCGAGCCGGGCTCGGAGGATGCCAAGGCGGTCGAGGCCAACATCGCCGAGGCGCGCCAGCTGGGCGGCTTGGCACCCGCGCCACGCAAGTCGCCGAAACTCGGCGCTGACAAGACGGCACCCGCGGCAGCGCCGACCATCAAGGGGCGCGTCGAGATCGCCAGCCAGCTTACCGGCAAGGTTCCCGCCAATGGCGTGCTGATGGTGGTGGCGCGTCCGACGGACGGTTCGCGCATGCCGGTGGCCGTGTTGCGCGCGCCACTCGGCAAGTCGCCACTCGAATTCACGCTCGACGACAGCCTGGCGATGAGCCCGGATAGGAAGCCTTCCCAGTTCGCCGAACTGTTGATCGAAGCGCGCGTCTCGGCCAGCGGGCAGGCTCTGCCGCAGCCGGGCGACCTGTTCGGCCCTGTCGTCAAGGTGAAGCAAGGCGACAAAGACGTCCGGCTGATCATCGACCAGGTGCGCTAG